The following are from one region of the Nostoc cf. commune SO-36 genome:
- a CDS encoding helix-turn-helix domain-containing protein, translating to MSNENDVYMSDGNVFADLGLSNPEERLIKAELARKISEIIANRQLNQAQAAEVLGIDQPKISALTRGKLKDFSIDRLIRFINILGNDVEITIKPKPESRSIACTTVVCE from the coding sequence ATGAGCAACGAAAATGATGTTTATATGAGTGACGGAAATGTCTTTGCTGATCTAGGATTGTCTAATCCTGAAGAGCGCTTAATTAAAGCAGAACTGGCACGCAAAATTAGTGAAATTATTGCTAATCGCCAATTAAATCAAGCCCAAGCAGCCGAAGTTCTTGGAATAGATCAACCAAAAATATCTGCTTTAACTAGAGGGAAACTAAAAGATTTTTCAATAGATAGATTGATCAGATTTATAAACATTTTAGGTAATGATGTAGAAATTACAATTAAGCCTAAGCCAGAAAGTCGTTCAATTGCTTGCACGACTGTAGTTTGTGAATAA
- a CDS encoding type II toxin-antitoxin system RelE/ParE family toxin, protein MLNKNWDAPDTYRAIYTVKFAGFVYLLHSFQNK, encoded by the coding sequence TTGCTAAATAAAAACTGGGATGCACCCGATACATACAGGGCAATTTACACTGTTAAATTTGCAGGATTTGTTTACCTATTACATTCATTTCAAAATAAATAA